The genomic stretch AGCGCGGTGTTCAGGTTATTGGATGTTCTGTAGATTCAAAATGGAGTCACTTTGGCTGGAAGAATACTGATATTAACAATGGCGGTATAGGCGATATACAATATCCCATTCTAGCCGACATTGATAAAAATATTGCACGGGCTTATGACATCCTAAAGGGTTCAACACCTGCCACAGTTCTGACTGATGATGGTGAAGAAGAAACAACTGTGGGCGGAGATGTAGCACTACGGGCTTCCTTCCTCATCGATGAAGAGGGTATCATTCGTCATGCTGTCATTAATGATCTACCACTGGGTCGTAACATTGATGAAATGCTACGTATGGTCGATGCCTTAACCTTCAACCAGGAGCATGGTGAAGTTTGTCCGGCAGGTTGGCAAGAAGGCGATGATACAATGCAAGAGAACTTCGCAGGCGTAGCATCCTACCTGGAGAAAAACGCAGAACAGCTCTAAACAAACATCTCCTCCAAGACAAAAAAAGCTCCGAGACAATCGGAGCTTTTTTTTGTAACAAATATTCTGATCAGATTAAACCGTCATAATATCTTCTTCTTTGGCTTTAACTGCATCATCTATTTCTTCGATATACTTATCAGTCATTTCCTGAACATTACTGGTAGCTCTTTTTGAGTTATCCTCTGATATCTCATGTTCTTTTTCAGCTTTTTTAAGCTTATCATTCGCATCACGCCGAACATTACGGATGCCGATCCGGCCTTCCTCAGCCAGTTTATGCAGGTGCCGAATCAGCTCAGTTCTGCGTTCATCTGTTAAAGCCGGGATTGGAATTCGGATCACCACACCATCATTGGCGGGGTTAAGCCCAAGGTCAGCGGTCATAATTGCTTTCTCGATCTCACCTGTAAGGCTTTTCTCCCAGGGTTGAATGACAATCAAGCGTGGTTCCGGGACATTGATATTGGCAACCTGATTTAAGGGGGTCAGATTACCATAATATGAAACTTTGATATGTTCTACCAAAGTAACTGATGCCCGGCTACTTCGTAAACCGCTAAACTCATGTTTGGCGTGTTCAACTGACATTTGCATTCGGTGATCTACATCTTTAAACAGTTCATTAATCATATTTTTCCTCCAACTACAGATCCAATGGCAGCGCCTTGCATCACTTTTAACAAATTTCCTGGAATTTCCATATTAAACACATGAACTGCAAGTTCATTCTCACGGCATAGTGCAAAAGCTGTTTGATCCATTACTCTAAGATTTTTACTGATCACCTCATCAAATGAGAGCTTGGAGAGAAACTCGGCATTGGGGTCCTGCTCAGGATCTGTTGAATAGATCCCCTCAACCCGTGTGCCCTTTAAAAGCACATCTGCATTGATCTCAACACCACGTAAAGCCGCTGCTGTATCAGTGGTAAAAAATGGGTTTCCAGTACCGGCAGCAAAAATCACGACCTTACCGGCTGATAGATCTTCCAATGCTCTGCGTTGCGTAAATGGTTCGGCGATCTGATGCATCTCAATGGCAGTCAGTACGCTGGATTTCATACCAAATCGCTTAATTGCATCACCAAGTGCAATGGCATTAATGACCGTAGCCAACATCCCCATATGATCGGCAGCGACCCGGTTCATCTCTTTTGCTTTTTCTGAGAGACCACGAAAGATATTTCCGCCACCTATGACGATACCAACTTCAACACCCAGATCAACCACAGTGGCCAGATCAGAAGTCATTTGGTCTAACACTTCAGTACTAATAGAAAGAGCCGAATCACCTGCAAGCGATTCGCCACTTAATTTAAGGAGTATACGCTTGTAGATCGATCCGGCTGACATTTTACCGCCTGTATTTAAATTGTTATTCTGCGCTGGCGTCAGACTCCCCGATAGCAAAACGCTGGAAGCGGGTGATTGACATATTTTCGCCGAGTCCCGAAATGGCTTCATGCATAAGATCAGTGATAGTCCTTTCAGGATCCTTAACAAAGGGTTGTTCCATCAACACAACTTCTTTGTAATATTTCTCAAGGCGACCAGTGATAATCTTTTCAACAATGTGTTCTGGTTTACCTTCATTCAGAGCCTGAGCTTTAAAGATTTCTGACTCCTTATCAAGAGCGGTCGTAGAGACTTGCTCGCGATTCACAACTTCAGGAACGGCTGCGGCTACATGCATGGCAATGTTATGACCTAATTCCTGGAACTGCTCGGTATTGGCCACGAAATCCGTTTCACAGGCGATCTCAACCAAAGCGCCTAATTTACCGCCAGCATGAATATAGCTGAAGATCAGCCCTTCTTTGGTAGCGCGTCCACTTTTCTTGGCAGCTTTAGCAACTCCTTTTTTGCGAAGCACATCAACTGCCTCACCAATATTTCCATTGGCTTCGGTCAATGCTTTTTTGCATTCCATCATACCAACGCCTGTCTTATCACGCAGCTCTTTTACCGCAGCAGCTGTAATAGTCATTCTAGATCTTCTCCAGGTTAAAAAATTAAATATTTAGGCAGTGACTTCTTCAGTCTCTTTTACTTGAGAAATGCCTTTAGCTTCCATGATCGCATCAGCCAGTGTTCCCATAAGCAAGCGAATGGCCTGAATGGAATCATCGTTGGCCGGGATCGGAATATCAACATTGCGGGGATCAGTGTTTGTGTCAACAATAGCAATGATCGGAATCTCCAGTCGCAAAGCCTCGGCAATAGCGATAGTTTCTTTACGTGCATCAACAACGATCACAACATCAGGCAAACGGCGCATATCTTTGATACCACGGTGCTGGGTTTGGAGACGATTGCGTTCCCGAGACCGCATCAGCAGTTCTTTTTTAGTCAGAGTCTCAGCGATCCCGCTGGTTTCATCCTTCTCAAGTACATGCAATCTTTTGATCGATTTTTTAATAGTCATGAAATTGGTGAGTGTTCCACCTAACCAACGCTCCGTAACATGGAACATTCCACAACGATCAGCTTCTTCTTCCACCACTGTCTTGGCAGATTTTTTGGTGGCAACAAAAAGAATGGATCCACCTTTTTTCACGGTAGAGCTAACCAGCTCAATGGCTTTGTTTAACTGCTCAATGGTTTTATACAGATCAATGATATGGACACCATTTTTCTTGGTGAAAATATATTCTTCCATATTTGGATTCCAGTTACTGGTCATGTGACCAAAATGGGCTCCGGAAGCGAGCAGATCTTCTAATGAAATATTACGCATTAAAACTCCTGAAAAAACTATTAACGTTTCGAGAACTGGTAGGCTTTACGAGCTCCAGCCAAACCGTATTTTTTACGCTCTTTCTTACGAGCATCACGGGTAAGCAGACCAGCTTTCTTAAGCACCGGACGCAACTCACCGTTATCGTTCTGCAATGCTTTGGAAATACCGTGGCGGATAGCATACGCCTGACCTGATAGACCACCACCATTCACATTGATTGAGATATCATAACGACCACTATTCTCAGTCAAGTCAAGTGCTTCGTGAACGATCATTCTCAGAGTTTTCCGGCCAAAATAGTCATTCAGCTCACGGTCATTTACTTTAATAACACCTTTACCGGGCTGCATATAAACACGTGCAATAGATGTTTTACGTTTTCCGGTGGCATAAAATGTCGTAGTAGTACTCATTGGGGATTAACCTATCTCGAGAGGTTTGGGTTGTTGGGCTTCATGAGGATGTACATCACCTGCATAAACCTTCATTTTCTTGATCTGAGCGCGTCCCAGACGATTGTGTGGCAACATTCCCTTCACGGCATGTTCAAGAATCCGCTCGGGATGCTTTTCACGCAACTGCTTCAATGAGGTAAAACGTGCGCCGCCAGGATACCCACTATGGCGAAAATACGTTTTCTGCTCTTCTTTATTACCCGTAACCCGAATCTTTTCAGCGTTTGTTATGATCACAAAATCACCGTTATCAAGATGGGGTACAAATGTTGGCTTATGTTTTCCCCTGAGGATCTGAGCTATTCTTGTAGAGAGCCGTCCCAGAGTCTTGTCTGTGGCATCTACGATCCACCAGTCTCGCTCGATCTCACTTGCTTTAACATTATACGTTTTCAATTCTTTTCCTTCTCATTCTTAACTCCAGACCACCTACGGTCCGGAAAAAGCGACGTAATCTAACCGGCACCCTGTGGCATGTCAAATATAATTTCCCAATGAAAATATTGTGAATATTCAGGTACTTGCGCCAGTTTTTAGCTTCACTTCAAAAGTCGTTCCTATTCCAGGAACCGACTCCACACTAATATCGCCATGGTGATATTCTCTGACGATCCGTTCAACCAAGCTCAGACCAAGACCCCATCCGCGTTTTTTAGAGCTCCAACCCGGTCTAAAGATATTTTTATGATCCCTTAGTGGGATGCCCTCCCCATTGTCGATCACCAGGATCTTCGTCCATTCTCCACTTTTAATTACTTTGACCTGGATCGTTCCCTGATCCTTTTTAATGGCATCGACTGAATTCTTAAGCAGATTTTCGATAGCCCATCCAAACAATTCACTATGGGCCATAACCCGGATATCTTCTTCGCATTCAAACTCTACCCGGATTGATTTACCCCATTGTGGTATGCGACGTTGTACATATCCGAGTACCGGCTGGATCAATTCTGTGGCTGAAAGACTGACTAATTTTACGCCGGCTCCAATCTTGGAGAACCTTTCGGCAACCTGGTTCAAACGTTGCAGGTCGCGATCCATTTCATCAATGATCTGGGTGGTTGATTCGGACTGTTTTTCTTCCTTCAGCAACTCGATCCAGCCCATAAGTGAAGATAGAGGCGTCCCCAATTGATGCGCCGTTTCCTTGGAGAGTCCAACCCAGATCCCCCTCCGCTCGGCTTTACGAATAAACTGAAAACCTGCGAACCCAAGCAGAATGAACCCACTAATGATCCCAAACTCGATAAGGGGAAACCACCGGAGTGCCTGGATCAGCTCGGAATCTTCATAGTGGATGAGCATGACAGTCTCACCGGAAAACTCTACAGGAACCGGTGTGTTTTTAAAGTCCATCCTGATCAAAGTGCTCTGGATCAGCTGTTTCTGATCATCTAAACTCAATTCTTCATCAAATTCAAGTGTATGATCCTGTATGTGATAATTGACCAAATCTGGTCCTCGAGTCAGGATCATGGGAAAATTGATCGCTCGTATAACACGCTCCATGATCTCTTCAAACTTTTTGCTAACCGGTTTTCCAAAGTGGATCAGCATGATCTCCTGTTGTAAATACTTTACCGGGATCGCTTCATTCAAGCTATCCATTTCAGCCACTACACTCAGGAGGTATCCCGATAACGCCGATCGGTTGATTGTTTCAGGAATATCAATATTTCGATAGGCATAGATCACATGCTCCCCGCCCTCGAAAACAGTTATAATGATGGGAAAACTAATATTCTTGATGATCTGATTAAACGCAAAATCCATGCTGGGAGAATCAGCAGACAAAGCACTAGCGTACAGTTTGGCATTATAACTAATGAATTGCCTCTGCTCTTCCTGATAAGCCTTACTCTGCAGGTCTGCCGCCAAAGCATTTGCCAGCAAATTTGAATTGTATTTTAGAAATTTAAGATTGTCTGCCCGTAATTCTCTGACCAGCCAATTCGTGTATAATAAGGATACAGTAATGATCAGAATCGCCAAGACAAACAGTCCCAGCTTTATATTCGTTGTGGATCTAAAGTCACGCATTAGTCACGGACGGATGCAGTCTTTTTCTGATAAATAATAAATCCCACAAGCCCTATCAATATCAGAATGGACAGAAGCGTGATTCGGAACCCTGCTGTCACAGCGGCAGGAGCATATACAAAGTTGATCTCATGCTTGCCTGCCGGTATCTGCAGACCCCGGATCAATTCATTTGTCTGATAAACTTCCAGTTCAGTTTCACCATCGAGATAGGCTTTCCAGCCCCCTGAGTAATACACTTCACTGACAACCAGAAATCCATCTTCATCGTTATCGGTTGCAAGGGTCAACGCTTGAAGCGATCGATCTTTCACAGCGACTTGTCCTATACCATACTGATGTTGCTGAAGATTGCTCTCCGAATCCAAAACGTTGGCGACTTCCCGGGGTAGTGCGGTCATTCTTTCCATGTTTTCGCTGATTGCTTGACTCGAATTTGCAGTATTTACCTGAGAGACGAACCAGGCTTTGGGATAATCATCAGTAAACTCGTAGATCAAGACCTGGGCTCTTTGGCCACGAACCACATGCCATTCCAGCCCAACCTTTTTAAACAGGGGATCCTGCAGAGGGTAGGGTGAAACAAGATATTTTACATTCATATTGCGTAGAACATCCAGATGTCTCTTTCTGAGTACTGGATCCACCTGTTCTATTGCTTTCGGTACAGCTCCATTGGTTGTCTGAGAGTAATATTTCAGTACAAATGTTTTTTCCAATCGGGTTGAGTTTAAAAAATCCTGAAGCACTTTTAGTTTAGCCGGACTATAGCCGCCAATCGACTCCAGGCCATGCAAAGCCCAGATATTGGAGCTGAACAGGCTAGCCACTGGAAAGATACGACCCGGGTTTTGGCGAGTAAGGTTCTGTAATTTTAGAATGGCGGGACTTAGTTGTTCAGCGGCTTTTACACGATTAGCCGGCACTGCCTTATCTGTGAAGCGTAGATCAACATGTCCCAGATCCAGAACCAGTAGAGCCAAAAAACCTAATGTCAGGACAGATCCCTTTATTTTGTTTGAAAAATAAACCCAGATCAGGCTCAGAGCCATGGTCCCGAAAAGCAGACTTTTTACCAGACTGTCATAAAACATATCTACTCGAGGGCCTGATAATGTTGGATGGGCTTTCGGGGAGGCAGCCAGGGAGCTTAAAAAGGCACTGCTCAAGGTACCCTTAAAGAGAATGACGATCAGCAATAATCCACCAATAACACCAGTTGCGATGAGAGTCTTACGCGCCAGATCACGCTTTTTCTCATCCGAAAGGTTGAGAAGCGTGTAAAGACCAAGAGCAGCCAATAAAGCAGCCATTAATTCAACCAGAATAAGGATCATGGATGGAACACGGAATTTATTAAAGAACGGCAAGAGCTTGAACAAAACATCATAAAAATAGGGCCAATAGCTGCCAAAACTCACCAATAGACCTAGAAAAATAACGCTGAGCAGGTACACTTTTTCCTTGAGGTGATCCTTATTGAAAAATGCTGCAACCATGAGAATCAGCAGGGTCAGACCCACATAATCCGTATGTTCAGTAAAGGGTCGCCCACCCCAATAGGTCTGTCCACCGAATCCAAACCAATCCGAAAAGAATAACGCGAGAAGTTCATAGGGCGGGAATGACCAGCTCGTAGCATAACCATATTCTAATCCACCACTGGCACCCCCACCTCGAATAGAGTGGGCAGCGTAAGCAAGAGAGGGAATGTACTGGACAGCAGCCAACCCAATCCCCAGCAATAATCCGCCTGCCAAATAGGCTAAGGAAAGAGGAAAACCTCTCCAGTCCTTGCTACGGACCCTAAAGAATGCCTGGATCACCACGTACCAGCCGACAGCCATCCATCCATAATAAGCGACTTGTACATGTCCCCTTTGAAATTGAAATCCAGCTACGATGGCCAGAATCAATAGTCCTATCAGATCAGGTTCATCAAATATGCGTTTTGCTGCATAAATAAGCCAGGGCAGGTAAGCTGCTGTCATCATCTGTGATCCGTGACCGGCTGACATCATGACGATAAAGAAGGGAGTCATCATAAAAGCCAAACCCCCAAAGATAGCAGTTAAAAAATTGACTTTCAGATGTCGCAATAGCGTGAATGCTCCCATGGCGGCCAAGAGATAATGCATCAACATGGTCCAGGTTGGTGGAACTCCGATCTTATTTATCAGGCCTATAATGAAATTGGGGAAGTATATCCACTTGGTAAACATCATGCTGCTGAAAGCCGGCATACCGGAAAATATATAGGGTTGCCAGAGTGGGTAATCTCCAGTTTCATCCATGTAAATATTCAATTGATTTGTCATCCCCCTGGCAGCAGTAGTGTCACCTCCTCCAAAGACATAACCTTTCAGAAAAACTGAAGAAAATAGAACGATGAGTATAATCAGAAAAATCGCTGCCGCTTTTACAAAATCATTTTTTAAATATTTTTCAAGCATATCAGGCCTTTATTGTCTTGAATATTTAGAATAATTAATTGGACATGAGGTATTACCTCGACACACCTCGTCTATGCATTGAAACTAAGTAAGTGATTGCATATGAAAAATTATTTTTAAAACTAATATGCATCAAAAGATTTTCCCAATGTGATGTGAGCGTAATTATTTTTGAACCAACAACACTAAAGAAGACTAATTATTCTTTCTGCTGCATCTCCATCACCATAGTGGTTGGACCAGCTATGTGGCTCGGGAAATTTCTGTACATATTGTTGAATTTTATCAAGCTCATCTCCAACCAGATAATTCCACCCATCTCTAACCGTTTCAATCCACTCTGTTTCACTTCGCACAGTCAGACAATGCGTTTTGTGAAGATAGGCTTCCTTCTGGACGCCACCTGAATCAGTGATAATTAGTTGAGAATACTTCTCTAACATCATCATGTCCAAATATCCAACAGGCTCAATGATACGAATATCCCCATCGATACTTTTAATCAGTGAATCTACTCGATTTTTACTTCGGGGATGGACTGGAAAGATAACTGGATCACCAGCACTGGAAACTGCTTGTAGGATTGCCCTGAGACGCTCATTACTATCGGCATTGCTAGGTCTATGAATCGTCATTAAAATAAATTTCTTTGTCATCTCGAGCTGATCAAGTATGTTGGATTTTTGTTCAGCAACAATGGTATAGGTTTGAAGAGCATCCACCATCACATCCCCCACAACGTGAACCCCCTTTACAATTCCTTCCAGCTTAAGGTTATCAACAGCCACCTGGGTCGGGACAAATAGGTAGTCTGATAGTACATCCGTCACGATTCGATTGATTTCCTCAGGCATCTGACGATTGTAAGAGCGGAGACCAGCTTCAATATGAGCAATTTTAATGTGCAATTTCGCAGCGGCCAGTGCTCCAGCCACAGTTGCATTTGTATCACCATAAACGACCAGATAATCCGGTTGTTCTTTGATCAGTATTTCCTCGATCCCGATCATTGAAGCTGCTGTCTGTTCGGCGTGAGTACCAGAGCCAACACCCAGATCATAATCCGGTCTGGGAATCTCCATCTCTTCAAAGAAGATCCGAGCCATATTATCATCGTAATGTTGACCGGTGTTAACCAGGATCTCAGTGTGACCAGCCCCCCGCATGGCTTTGGATATCATGGATGCTTTTACAAATTGTGGCCTTGCGCCAATGATCGTTACAATTTTCAATTTATTTCAGTTCCTTTGACCGTGAATCAAACGTTGTCAGATGCAAGTTGGGCGGTGTAAGTATCCAAATCAATTTTCACTTCCTTCGACCACCACTTTCCGAGCTCACCAATCGTTGCAAACCAGGGGTCTTCCTGCTGCACCAATTCCAACACTCTTTTATACACATCCCAAAATCCAGGTCTGTTGATCGTATGAGGATGCCAGGACAGGTTTAACACTCCCCCGACTTCCTGCACAGCATCCAGCATTAGTTTTACATATTCGACAGATGTGTCAGCATCAAGTCGTAATCCTTTTTCAGAAAGCATGAGGGCGCCATCTTGAACAGTGAGGGGAATATGTAAAAGGTCAATTTTTTCATTTGTCTCTAAATTATAACTCGAAAAGGGATAGCTGGTTCCCCTGCGAAATCCAACATTATCATTGAATCCCAACGTGCTATCAACCTTAAATCCAGCTAACGACTGAGTCTGTGGTGTTTTCATAGGATTGTACTTTAAAAAATGTTGACGAACACTTTGAATATCATGACCCACAATGTTTTCCACTTGCCGTTTTTGAGAGATCATCTCCTCAAGATTATTATGAGTATGCCATGAAGGGTGTAAACCAATCTCCCACCCTTTTGAATCCATCATTCGCATTAATTCTGCGACACTTATCAACTCACCCCGGAAGTGAATGGTCTGGTCATATTTATACATGCAATCTGAGTTATGAGGTAAAGTAACCGTCTCTGGAGCAAAGAAGAATGTTGAACGTGCACCGACTCCTTCTTCCAGGTCAAGCCAATTCTCGAAATCACACAGGCGATCCGGTCTTCCGATGATCCCGCGCAAAGCATTTAGTTTGTGGATCAAAATCCAGCGTAACACTTCACCCAGCGGTCGCTTTGAATCGTTTTTTAATAATTTCAAGATGCTCCGAACATTCTG from Candidatus Neomarinimicrobiota bacterium encodes the following:
- a CDS encoding polysaccharide deacetylase family protein — protein: MTTIRKQNYRKLLQGVYEPPSKEFGVPDFAFNPLNQSGDIYRPVIDQAWVQEHGKPIWPKGKEFAVCLTHDVDAVSEFNLSQNVRSILKLLKNDSKRPLGEVLRWILIHKLNALRGIIGRPDRLCDFENWLDLEEGVGARSTFFFAPETVTLPHNSDCMYKYDQTIHFRGELISVAELMRMMDSKGWEIGLHPSWHTHNNLEEMISQKRQVENIVGHDIQSVRQHFLKYNPMKTPQTQSLAGFKVDSTLGFNDNVGFRRGTSYPFSSYNLETNEKIDLLHIPLTVQDGALMLSEKGLRLDADTSVEYVKLMLDAVQEVGGVLNLSWHPHTINRPGFWDVYKRVLELVQQEDPWFATIGELGKWWSKEVKIDLDTYTAQLASDNV
- the rpsI gene encoding 30S ribosomal protein S9; this encodes MSTTTTFYATGKRKTSIARVYMQPGKGVIKVNDRELNDYFGRKTLRMIVHEALDLTENSGRYDISINVNGGGLSGQAYAIRHGISKALQNDNGELRPVLKKAGLLTRDARKKERKKYGLAGARKAYQFSKR
- the frr gene encoding ribosome recycling factor; the protein is MINELFKDVDHRMQMSVEHAKHEFSGLRSSRASVTLVEHIKVSYYGNLTPLNQVANINVPEPRLIVIQPWEKSLTGEIEKAIMTADLGLNPANDGVVIRIPIPALTDERRTELIRHLHKLAEEGRIGIRNVRRDANDKLKKAEKEHEISEDNSKRATSNVQEMTDKYIEEIDDAVKAKEEDIMTV
- a CDS encoding redoxin domain-containing protein; its protein translation is RGVQVIGCSVDSKWSHFGWKNTDINNGGIGDIQYPILADIDKNIARAYDILKGSTPATVLTDDGEEETTVGGDVALRASFLIDEEGIIRHAVINDLPLGRNIDEMLRMVDALTFNQEHGEVCPAGWQEGDDTMQENFAGVASYLEKNAEQL
- the rpsB gene encoding 30S ribosomal protein S2; this translates as MRNISLEDLLASGAHFGHMTSNWNPNMEEYIFTKKNGVHIIDLYKTIEQLNKAIELVSSTVKKGGSILFVATKKSAKTVVEEEADRCGMFHVTERWLGGTLTNFMTIKKSIKRLHVLEKDETSGIAETLTKKELLMRSRERNRLQTQHRGIKDMRRLPDVVIVVDARKETIAIAEALRLEIPIIAIVDTNTDPRNVDIPIPANDDSIQAIRLLMGTLADAIMEAKGISQVKETEEVTA
- the pyrH gene encoding UMP kinase; this encodes MSAGSIYKRILLKLSGESLAGDSALSISTEVLDQMTSDLATVVDLGVEVGIVIGGGNIFRGLSEKAKEMNRVAADHMGMLATVINAIALGDAIKRFGMKSSVLTAIEMHQIAEPFTQRRALEDLSAGKVVIFAAGTGNPFFTTDTAAALRGVEINADVLLKGTRVEGIYSTDPEQDPNAEFLSKLSFDEVISKNLRVMDQTAFALCRENELAVHVFNMEIPGNLLKVMQGAAIGSVVGGKI
- a CDS encoding HAMP domain-containing sensor histidine kinase, with the protein product MRDFRSTTNIKLGLFVLAILIITVSLLYTNWLVRELRADNLKFLKYNSNLLANALAADLQSKAYQEEQRQFISYNAKLYASALSADSPSMDFAFNQIIKNISFPIIITVFEGGEHVIYAYRNIDIPETINRSALSGYLLSVVAEMDSLNEAIPVKYLQQEIMLIHFGKPVSKKFEEIMERVIRAINFPMILTRGPDLVNYHIQDHTLEFDEELSLDDQKQLIQSTLIRMDFKNTPVPVEFSGETVMLIHYEDSELIQALRWFPLIEFGIISGFILLGFAGFQFIRKAERRGIWVGLSKETAHQLGTPLSSLMGWIELLKEEKQSESTTQIIDEMDRDLQRLNQVAERFSKIGAGVKLVSLSATELIQPVLGYVQRRIPQWGKSIRVEFECEEDIRVMAHSELFGWAIENLLKNSVDAIKKDQGTIQVKVIKSGEWTKILVIDNGEGIPLRDHKNIFRPGWSSKKRGWGLGLSLVERIVREYHHGDISVESVPGIGTTFEVKLKTGAST
- the tsf gene encoding translation elongation factor Ts, translating into MTITAAAVKELRDKTGVGMMECKKALTEANGNIGEAVDVLRKKGVAKAAKKSGRATKEGLIFSYIHAGGKLGALVEIACETDFVANTEQFQELGHNIAMHVAAAVPEVVNREQVSTTALDKESEIFKAQALNEGKPEHIVEKIITGRLEKYYKEVVLMEQPFVKDPERTITDLMHEAISGLGENMSITRFQRFAIGESDASAE
- the wecB gene encoding UDP-N-acetylglucosamine 2-epimerase (non-hydrolyzing), translating into MKIVTIIGARPQFVKASMISKAMRGAGHTEILVNTGQHYDDNMARIFFEEMEIPRPDYDLGVGSGTHAEQTAASMIGIEEILIKEQPDYLVVYGDTNATVAGALAAAKLHIKIAHIEAGLRSYNRQMPEEINRIVTDVLSDYLFVPTQVAVDNLKLEGIVKGVHVVGDVMVDALQTYTIVAEQKSNILDQLEMTKKFILMTIHRPSNADSNERLRAILQAVSSAGDPVIFPVHPRSKNRVDSLIKSIDGDIRIIEPVGYLDMMMLEKYSQLIITDSGGVQKEAYLHKTHCLTVRSETEWIETVRDGWNYLVGDELDKIQQYVQKFPEPHSWSNHYGDGDAAERIISLL
- the rplM gene encoding 50S ribosomal protein L13, with translation MKTYNVKASEIERDWWIVDATDKTLGRLSTRIAQILRGKHKPTFVPHLDNGDFVIITNAEKIRVTGNKEEQKTYFRHSGYPGGARFTSLKQLREKHPERILEHAVKGMLPHNRLGRAQIKKMKVYAGDVHPHEAQQPKPLEIG